A window of Calliopsis andreniformis isolate RMS-2024a chromosome 3, iyCalAndr_principal, whole genome shotgun sequence contains these coding sequences:
- the Dscam2 gene encoding Down syndrome cell adhesion molecule 2 isoform X10, whose translation MLARCLIFVGAAAAVTSAGGHGFDAHLRGPSFVIEPPSRVEFSNSSGAWLDCTATGSPPPNIDWSTADGHPVNDVPGVRRVLRNGTLVLLPFPAAAFRQDVHSAAYRCVASNSVGRVLSRDVQVRAVVAQAYKVDVEVIGGASRGCTAVLRCVVPSFVKDLVRVVSWLQEPSFYIYPSLQGDGKFHLLPTGELLVHSLEFSDQIHGYRCRTMHRLTRQVVVSSVANVRIADHRGVMPPVILENSGIVYVAQDESTSLVCVAQACPTPEYRWYVQTGSEPMLVLSGPRTRLLGSVLALEAVTLEDSGIYRCSAANPGGEASAEIRLIVTAPLHVEVTPPLLSVHLGGNAEFRCEVSTHPQAGPHFVTWYKDGRQLPGTGRQSELLRLNGIGREDRGMYQCIVRRSEGDTAQASAELQLGDAPPMLLYSFIEQTLQPGPAVSLKCSAAGNPTPQVSWALDGFPLPTNGRFVIGQYVTVHGDVISHVNISHVMVEDGGEYSCTAENRAGKVTHAARLNVYGLPYIRLIPKVTAVAGETLRLKCPVAGYPIEEIKWERANRELPDDLRQKVLPDGTLVISSVQKKGDAGVYTCSARNKQGHSARRSGDVAVIVPPIIEPFTFQEGLSEGMRTRTVCGVAAGDLPLTISWLKDGQSPFPLPPNLASVANVSQLDPYSSLLRITNLAAEHSGDYTCVAANPAAEVRYTAKLQVKVPPRWIVEPTDVSVERNKHVALHCQAQGVPTPTIVWKKATGSKSGEYEELRERAYTKILSNGTLLLQHVKEDREGFYLCQASNGIGSGIGKVVQLKVNSSPYFAAPSRLVTVKKGDTATLHCEVHGDTPVTVTWLKGGKIELNPSTNYRVTVKREVTPDGVIAQLQISNAEASDSGAYFCQASNLYGRDQQLVQLLVQEPPQPPNTLETAMVASRSINVKWQHKSQDTSEVTKYILQYKEGEGGMWQQQEFTGPPLPYAALIDELKPATRYTIRVIAEGPAGRSVPSSELVVRTEPQRPAGPPINLAARALSSSEILITWSPPLPELRHGDIQGFNVGYRETSSANPSYNFSSVSGDGEEGGAELRLTGLRPYTKYTLVVQAYNQVGSGPLSEPLLTQTLEDVPSMPPEDVRCAALSAQSLQVSWQPPPNTHSNGIIQGYKLHYEPVLADMWRSVDEMEVRKTSALTAVLSGLRKYTNYTIQVLAFTRVGDGVPTTVTYCQTEEDVPGSPADIKVVVSSPQALFISWLPPLEPNGIITKYNLYTRVMDGREELNHGKKTLPATSTFFEATDLQQHVEYQFWVTGSTRVGEGQSSRVAAQVPTNRVPARITSFGGHVVRPWRGSATLACNAVGDPTREWYKGSTEQIRTDTTRNIQILPSGELVLSNLQSQDGGNYTCQVENAQGKDKLHYTLTVQVPPSAPVLYVTSSTSSSILLHWKAGHTGGAPLTGYTLHYRTTHGNLDELQLSRHATSHELKGLLCGNTYQLYLTSHNKIGSSPSSPVLSVRTQGQAPGIPPAAAFLSPNSTTLVLRLHVWPDNGCPILYFVIQYRPINEFHWTLVSNSVKMQRRFVVTNLQPSSVYQLKVEAHNVAGSNQAEFTFVTLTKEGEPPPPELSKRGIASAVPFYADVKVMLPLLIASVALVVAIVIVAFRWRNRYLGDRVQRPMKESQENQQNAETQRERYYATIHKVALQQAANTGGGPDKIPGEPLLRYGRQPETAEDISPYATFQLSEGGGGSLAGLGGLGGLGGAAEASAAGLHPNNTLLHSFMYHEHAMTEGCASPPPAATSMKSVSSRRRQQRKQQTPGDVESDESESDPDQLTSSRTESSNQLDAGKLKHISAIFSPVRAVSDFIYHGTSSTSSDISPMSEQKSLPRRGRSSKFISLAVP comes from the exons ATGGAAAATTTCACCTACTGCCCACGGGTGAACTTCTGGTCCACAGCCTGGAGTTCAGCGACCAGATACACGGTTACAGGTGTCGAACGATGCATCGTCTCACCAGACAGGTCGTCGTCAGTTCCGTGGCCAACGTCAGAATAGCGG ATCACAGAGGGGTGATGCCTCCGGTGATTCTTGAAAACTCCGGCATAGTTTACGTCGCTCAAGATGAATCAACGTCATTAGTCTGCGTGGCGCAGGCCTGCCCTACTCCAGAATATCG TTGGTACGTACAAACTGGTTCCGAGCCAATGTTGGTACTCTCTGGACCCAGGACCAGGTTGCTTGGTTCCGTTCTGGCACTCGAGGCTGTGACGTTGGAAGACAGTGGCATTTATCGTTGCTCTGCGGCTAACCCTGGTGGCGAAGCCAGTGCCGAAATTCG GCTCATCGTGACTGCTCCGTTGCACGTGGAGGTGACTCCACCGTTACTGAGCGTCCATTTAGGAGGTAATGCCGAATTTAGATGCGAGGTCAGTACACATCCACAAGCAGGACCACACTTTGTTACTTGGTACAAGGACGGTCGACAGCTGCCAGGAACTGGCAGACAATCGGAATTATTGAGGCTCAACGGCATTGGCAGAGAGGACCGTGGAATGTATCAGTGTATAGTCAGACGCTCCGAGGGAGATACTGCACAGGCTTCTGCCGAGCTTCAGTTGGGAG atgCACCACCGATGTTGCTATATTCATTCATCGAGCAAACGTTGCAACCTGGACCAGCCGTATCCCTGAAATGCTCTGCAGCTGGAAACCCCACACCACAAGTCTCCTGGGCTCTGGATGGCTTCCCTCTGCCAACAAATGGAAG GTTCGTCATAGGTCAATACGTCACAGTCCACGGCGATGTTATTTCGCATGTCAATATTAGCCATGTAATGGTGGAGGATGGCGGGGAATACTCTTGCACTGCTGAAAATCGAGCTGGAAAGGTCACTCATGCTGCTCGTCTCAACGTTTACG GTCTTCCATACATCCGACTGATCCCAAAGGTAACCGCAGTCGCAGGGGAGACTCTCCGCTTGAAGTGTCCAGTTGCTGGCTATCCCATCGAAGAGATTAAATGGGAACGAGCGAATCGCGAGCTGCCCGACGATCTTCGTCAAAAGGTTCTCCCAGACGGCACTCTGGTTATTTCGAGCGTGCAGAAGAAGGGCGACGCTGGTGTCTACACGTGTTCAGCGAGGAACAAGCAAGGACACAGCGCAAGGAGATCCGGAGACGTCGCAGTGATCG TACCCCCTATTATTGAGCCATTTACGTTCCAAGAGGGACTATCCGAGGGGATGCGGACGCGGACGGTGTGCGGGGTCGCGGCGGGTGATCTACCCCTAACTATATCCTGGCTAAAAGACGGCCAAAGTCCCTTTCCCTTGCCGCCGAATCTCGCATCCGTCGCAAACGTCTCCCAACTGGATCCTTACTCGAGCCTCCTCAGAATAACGAACCTCGCGGCCGAGCACTCCGGCGACTATACCTGCGTCGCCGCGAACCCCGCCGCCGAGGTCAGGTACACGGCCAAGCTACAGGTAAAAG TGCCTCCGCGATGGATCGTGGAACCCACGGACGTCAGCGTCGAGAGGAACAAGCACGTCGCTTTGCATTGCCAAGCACAAGGCGTGCCTACCCCCACTATTGTTTGGAAAAAAGCTACAG GGAGCAAATCCGGTGAATACGAGGAGTTGCGGGAAAGAGCGTACACGAAAATCCTCAGTAATGGTACGCTACTGTTGCAACACGTGAAGGAAGACAGAGAAGGATTTTACCTCTGTCAGGCGAGCAATGGCATCGGGAGCGGTATCGGGAAAGTGGTCCAGCTGAAAGTGAACT CGTCTCCGTACTTCGCGGCGCCTTCGAGGCTCGTCACCGTGAAGAAGGGTGACACTGCAACCTTGCATTGCGAGGTGCACGGTGATACACCAGTCACCGTCACTTGGCTGAAAGGCGGAAAGATCGAGTTAAACCCTTCGACAAACTATCG GGTCACAGTGAAGCGAGAAGTAACGCCAGATGGTGTGATAGCGCAATTGCAAATCTCTAATGCTGAAGCGTCCGACAGTGGTGCATACTTCTGTCAGGCGAGCAATCTTTATGGTCGTGATCAACAGCTAGTGCAACTCCTCGTACAAG AACCACCACAGCCTCCAAATACCTTAGAAACCGCAATGGTTGCCAGTCGAAGTATTAACGTTAAGTGGCAGCATAAGTCTCAGGACACCAGTGAAGTGACAAAGTACATTCTTCAATATAAAGAAGGCGAAG GTGGTATGTGGCAACAGCAAGAATTCACTGGACCACCCCTCCCCTACGCTGCCCTCATAGACGAGTTAAAACCAGCGACTAGGTACACGATACGTGTAATAGCCGAAGGGCCAGCTGGTAGATCAGTGCCCTCGTCAGAGCTCGTTGTCCGAACCGAGCCACAGAGACCTGCTGGACCCCCGATTAATCTTGCAGCGAGGGCACTGTCCTCCTCTGAAATCTTAATCACTTGGTCACCACCGCTGCCTGAACTTCGACACGGCGACATCCAGGGATTTAACGTCGGCTACAGGGAAACGAG CTCGGCAAATCCCTCGTACAACTTCAGTTCCGTATCTGGCGACGGAGAAGAAGGGGGCGCGGAACTTCGGCTAACAGGTCTTCGACCTTACACAAAGTACACTTTGGTTGTTCAGGCGTATAATCAAGTTGGATCCGGACCACTTTCTGAACCTTTGCTCACACAGACACTGGAAGACG TTCCCAGCATGCCGCCAGAAGACGTGAGATGTGCCGCGTTATCCGCACAATCTCTTCAAGTATCTTGGCAGCCGCCTCCTAACACGCACAGTAATGGTATTATTCAAGGATACAAACTGCATTATGAGCCAGTTTTGGCTGACATGTGGCGCAGCGTCGATGAAATGGAA GTTCGTAAGACCAGTGCTTTAACCGCTGTCCTCTCGGGACTTAGAAAATACACGAATTACACCATTCAAGTGTTAGCTTTTACAAGGGTTGGAGATGGAGTGCCCACCACAGTAACCTACTGCCAAACTGAAGAAGATG TGCCAGGCAGTCCTGCAGACATAAAAGTGGTAGTCAGTTCGCCACAGGCACTCTTCATTTCTTGGCTTCCACCTTTGGAGCCGAATGGGATCATTACTAAATATAATCTATACACAAG AGTCATGGATGGGCGAGAGGAACTGAATCACGGTAAAAAAACACTGCCAGCGACCAGTACCTTCTTCGAGGCGACTGATTTACAGCAACATGTAGAATATCAATTTTGGGTGACCGGTAGCACCCGCGTAGGTGAAGGTCAAAGTTCCAGGGTAGCCGCTCAGGTGCCGACGAATCGAGTACCAGCGAGAATCACGTCTTTCGGGGGCCACGTAGTGAGACCATGGAGAGGGTCTGCTACTCTAGCTTGCAATGCAGTTGGAGACCCTACCAGAGAGTGGTATAAAGGGTCGACTGAGCAAATCCGTACCGATACCACtagaaacattcaaattttgccATCGGGAGAGCTAGTCTTATCAAATCTGCAGTCTCAAGATGGTGGGAACTATACTTGCCAAGTGGAGAACGCTCAAGGAAAAGACAAGTTACATTATACCTTGACCGTACAAG TACCACCAAGTGCACCCGTTCTTTACGTAACAAGTTCCACATCGAGCAGCATTTTATTACATTGGAAAGCTGGACATACTGGTGGTGCTCCACTCACAGGATACACGTTGCATTACCGAACGACTCATGGTAATTTGGATGAATTACAACTCTCTCGCCATGCCACAAGTCATGAACTCAAG GGGCTCCTTTGTGGAAATACGTACCAACTGTATCTAACATCCCATAATAAAATCGGAAGCAGTCCATCTTCGCCAGTGCTGTCGGTTCGAACACAGGGACAGGCGCCAGGGATACCTCCAGCAGCAGCTTTCCTCAGTCCAAACTCGACCACTTTGGTCCTGAGACTGCACGTGTGGCCCGACAATGGTTGCCCCATCCTTTACTTTGTGATTCAATACAGACCCATAAACGAGTTTCATTGGACCCTCGTGTCGAACAGCGTCAAAATGCAGCGACGATTCGTGGTAACCAACCTACAGCCTAGCTCGGTGTACCAGCTGAAGGTGGAAGCCCACAACGTAGCTGGAAGTAATCAAGCGGAATTCACATTCGTAACATTGACGAAGGAAGGCG AACCGCCACCCCCAGAACTGTCAAAACGTGGTATCGCCTCGGCTGTTCCATTTTACGCGGACGTGAAAGTGATGCTGCCATTGCTCATAGCCTCTGTCGCCCTAGTCGTCGCTATAGTGATCGTGGCATTCCGTTGGCGGAACA GATATCTAGGAGACAGAGTGCAGCGACCCATGAAGGAGTCACAGGAGAATCAACAGAACGCGGAGACGCAAAGGGAGCGTTACTACGCCACCATTCATAAGGTGGCTTTGCAGCAGGCGGCGAATACGGGCGGAGGGCCTGACAAGATTCCAGGTGAACCTTTGTTACGATACGGACGACAGCCAG AGACAGCGGAGGACATCTCTCCGTACGCTACGTTCCAGCTTTCGGAGGGTGGCGGGGGAAGCCTGGCAGGGTTGGGAGGGCTGGGAGGACTGGGAGGCGCGGCGGAAGCCTCTGCGGCAGGTCTCCACCCGAACAATACTCTTCTACACAGTTTCATGTATCACGAGCACGCCATGACCGAAGGGTGCGCAAGCCCTCCACCTGCCGCGACG AGCATGAAGAGTGTTTCGTCGAGGAGACGGCAACAGAGAAAGCAACAAACTCCGGGCGACGTGGAGAGCGACGAGAGCGAGTCTGACCCGGACCAACTGACGAGCTCTCGCACGGAGTCTTCCAACCAGCTGGACGCTGGCAAACTAAAACACA TATCTGCGATCTTCTCCCCAGTTCGGGCCGTTTCCGATTTCATTTACCACGGTACGTCGAGCACTTCATCGGACATCTCACCCATGTCAGAACAGAAGTCTCTTCCTCGAAGAGGACGATCTAG TAAGTTCATTTCTTTGGCTGTCCCGTAA
- the Dscam2 gene encoding Down syndrome cell adhesion molecule 2 isoform X6 gives MLARCLIFVGAAAAVTSAGGHGFDAHLRGPSFVIEPPSRVEFSNSSGAWLDCTATGSPPPNIDWSTADGHPVNDVPGVRRVLRNGTLVLLPFPAAAFRQDVHSAAYRCVASNSVGRVLSRDVQVRAVVAQAYKVDVEVIGGASRGCTAVLRCVVPSFVKDLVRVVSWLQEPSFYIYPSLQGDGKFHLLPTGELLVHSLEFSDQIHGYRCRTMHRLTRQVVVSSVANVRIADHRGVMPPVILENSGIVYVAQDESTSLVCVAQACPTPEYRWYVQTGSEPMLVLSGPRTRLLGSVLALEAVTLEDSGIYRCSAANPGGEASAEIRLIVTAPLHVEVTPPLLSVHLGGNAEFRCEVSTHPQAGPHFVTWYKDGRQLPGTGRQSELLRLNGIGREDRGMYQCIVRRSEGDTAQASAELQLGDAPPMLLYSFIEQTLQPGPAVSLKCSAAGNPTPQVSWALDGFPLPTNGRFVIGQYVTVHGDVISHVNISHVMVEDGGEYSCTAENRAGKVTHAARLNVYGLPYIRLIPKVTAVAGETLRLKCPVAGYPIEEIKWERANRELPDDLRQKVLPDGTLVISSVQKKGDAGVYTCSARNKQGHSARRSGDVAVIVPPIIEPFTFQEGLSEGMRTRTVCGVAAGDLPLTISWLKDGQSPFPLPPNLASVANVSQLDPYSSLLRITNLAAEHSGDYTCVAANPAAEVRYTAKLQVKVPPRWIVEPTDVSVERNKHVALHCQAQGVPTPTIVWKKATGSKSGEYEELRERAYTKILSNGTLLLQHVKEDREGFYLCQASNGIGSGIGKVVQLKVNSSPYFAAPSRLVTVKKGDTATLHCEVHGDTPVTVTWLKGGKIELNPSTNYRVTVKREVTPDGVIAQLQISNAEASDSGAYFCQASNLYGRDQQLVQLLVQEPPQPPNTLETAMVASRSINVKWQHKSQDTSEVTKYILQYKEGEGGMWQQQEFTGPPLPYAALIDELKPATRYTIRVIAEGPAGRSVPSSELVVRTEPQRPAGPPINLAARALSSSEILITWSPPLPELRHGDIQGFNVGYRETSSANPSYNFSSVSGDGEEGGAELRLTGLRPYTKYTLVVQAYNQVGSGPLSEPLLTQTLEDVPSMPPEDVRCAALSAQSLQVSWQPPPNTHSNGIIQGYKLHYEPVLADMWRSVDEMEVRKTSALTAVLSGLRKYTNYTIQVLAFTRVGDGVPTTVTYCQTEEDVPGSPADIKVVVSSPQALFISWLPPLEPNGIITKYNLYTRVMDGREELNHGKKTLPATSTFFEATDLQQHVEYQFWVTGSTRVGEGQSSRVAAQVPTNRVPARITSFGGHVVRPWRGSATLACNAVGDPTREWYKGSTEQIRTDTTRNIQILPSGELVLSNLQSQDGGNYTCQVENAQGKDKLHYTLTVQVPPSAPVLYVTSSTSSSILLHWKAGHTGGAPLTGYTLHYRTTHGNLDELQLSRHATSHELKGLLCGNTYQLYLTSHNKIGSSPSSPVLSVRTQGQAPGIPPAAAFLSPNSTTLVLRLHVWPDNGCPILYFVIQYRPINEFHWTLVSNSVKMQRRFVVTNLQPSSVYQLKVEAHNVAGSNQAEFTFVTLTKEGEPPPPELSKRGIASAVPFYADVKVMLPLLIASVALVVAIVIVAFRWRNRYLGDRVQRPMKESQENQQNAETQRERYYATIHKVALQQAANTGGGPDKIPGEPLLRYGRQPETAEDISPYATFQLSEGGGGSLAGLGGLGGLGGAAEASAAGLHPNNTLLHSFMYHEHAMTEGCASPPPAATSMKSVSSRRRQQRKQQTPGDVESDESESDPDQLTSSRTESSNQLDAGKLKHIRAVSDFIYHGTSSTSSDISPMSEQKSLPRRGRSRSSLRTLLPPISVAETTFVGGNQGNVVTGNGDRSDRPELSEAECDIDSLKKLKLGLRSSLWSRPSTQNNPSSDYSIAV, from the exons ATGGAAAATTTCACCTACTGCCCACGGGTGAACTTCTGGTCCACAGCCTGGAGTTCAGCGACCAGATACACGGTTACAGGTGTCGAACGATGCATCGTCTCACCAGACAGGTCGTCGTCAGTTCCGTGGCCAACGTCAGAATAGCGG ATCACAGAGGGGTGATGCCTCCGGTGATTCTTGAAAACTCCGGCATAGTTTACGTCGCTCAAGATGAATCAACGTCATTAGTCTGCGTGGCGCAGGCCTGCCCTACTCCAGAATATCG TTGGTACGTACAAACTGGTTCCGAGCCAATGTTGGTACTCTCTGGACCCAGGACCAGGTTGCTTGGTTCCGTTCTGGCACTCGAGGCTGTGACGTTGGAAGACAGTGGCATTTATCGTTGCTCTGCGGCTAACCCTGGTGGCGAAGCCAGTGCCGAAATTCG GCTCATCGTGACTGCTCCGTTGCACGTGGAGGTGACTCCACCGTTACTGAGCGTCCATTTAGGAGGTAATGCCGAATTTAGATGCGAGGTCAGTACACATCCACAAGCAGGACCACACTTTGTTACTTGGTACAAGGACGGTCGACAGCTGCCAGGAACTGGCAGACAATCGGAATTATTGAGGCTCAACGGCATTGGCAGAGAGGACCGTGGAATGTATCAGTGTATAGTCAGACGCTCCGAGGGAGATACTGCACAGGCTTCTGCCGAGCTTCAGTTGGGAG atgCACCACCGATGTTGCTATATTCATTCATCGAGCAAACGTTGCAACCTGGACCAGCCGTATCCCTGAAATGCTCTGCAGCTGGAAACCCCACACCACAAGTCTCCTGGGCTCTGGATGGCTTCCCTCTGCCAACAAATGGAAG GTTCGTCATAGGTCAATACGTCACAGTCCACGGCGATGTTATTTCGCATGTCAATATTAGCCATGTAATGGTGGAGGATGGCGGGGAATACTCTTGCACTGCTGAAAATCGAGCTGGAAAGGTCACTCATGCTGCTCGTCTCAACGTTTACG GTCTTCCATACATCCGACTGATCCCAAAGGTAACCGCAGTCGCAGGGGAGACTCTCCGCTTGAAGTGTCCAGTTGCTGGCTATCCCATCGAAGAGATTAAATGGGAACGAGCGAATCGCGAGCTGCCCGACGATCTTCGTCAAAAGGTTCTCCCAGACGGCACTCTGGTTATTTCGAGCGTGCAGAAGAAGGGCGACGCTGGTGTCTACACGTGTTCAGCGAGGAACAAGCAAGGACACAGCGCAAGGAGATCCGGAGACGTCGCAGTGATCG TACCCCCTATTATTGAGCCATTTACGTTCCAAGAGGGACTATCCGAGGGGATGCGGACGCGGACGGTGTGCGGGGTCGCGGCGGGTGATCTACCCCTAACTATATCCTGGCTAAAAGACGGCCAAAGTCCCTTTCCCTTGCCGCCGAATCTCGCATCCGTCGCAAACGTCTCCCAACTGGATCCTTACTCGAGCCTCCTCAGAATAACGAACCTCGCGGCCGAGCACTCCGGCGACTATACCTGCGTCGCCGCGAACCCCGCCGCCGAGGTCAGGTACACGGCCAAGCTACAGGTAAAAG TGCCTCCGCGATGGATCGTGGAACCCACGGACGTCAGCGTCGAGAGGAACAAGCACGTCGCTTTGCATTGCCAAGCACAAGGCGTGCCTACCCCCACTATTGTTTGGAAAAAAGCTACAG GGAGCAAATCCGGTGAATACGAGGAGTTGCGGGAAAGAGCGTACACGAAAATCCTCAGTAATGGTACGCTACTGTTGCAACACGTGAAGGAAGACAGAGAAGGATTTTACCTCTGTCAGGCGAGCAATGGCATCGGGAGCGGTATCGGGAAAGTGGTCCAGCTGAAAGTGAACT CGTCTCCGTACTTCGCGGCGCCTTCGAGGCTCGTCACCGTGAAGAAGGGTGACACTGCAACCTTGCATTGCGAGGTGCACGGTGATACACCAGTCACCGTCACTTGGCTGAAAGGCGGAAAGATCGAGTTAAACCCTTCGACAAACTATCG GGTCACAGTGAAGCGAGAAGTAACGCCAGATGGTGTGATAGCGCAATTGCAAATCTCTAATGCTGAAGCGTCCGACAGTGGTGCATACTTCTGTCAGGCGAGCAATCTTTATGGTCGTGATCAACAGCTAGTGCAACTCCTCGTACAAG AACCACCACAGCCTCCAAATACCTTAGAAACCGCAATGGTTGCCAGTCGAAGTATTAACGTTAAGTGGCAGCATAAGTCTCAGGACACCAGTGAAGTGACAAAGTACATTCTTCAATATAAAGAAGGCGAAG GTGGTATGTGGCAACAGCAAGAATTCACTGGACCACCCCTCCCCTACGCTGCCCTCATAGACGAGTTAAAACCAGCGACTAGGTACACGATACGTGTAATAGCCGAAGGGCCAGCTGGTAGATCAGTGCCCTCGTCAGAGCTCGTTGTCCGAACCGAGCCACAGAGACCTGCTGGACCCCCGATTAATCTTGCAGCGAGGGCACTGTCCTCCTCTGAAATCTTAATCACTTGGTCACCACCGCTGCCTGAACTTCGACACGGCGACATCCAGGGATTTAACGTCGGCTACAGGGAAACGAG CTCGGCAAATCCCTCGTACAACTTCAGTTCCGTATCTGGCGACGGAGAAGAAGGGGGCGCGGAACTTCGGCTAACAGGTCTTCGACCTTACACAAAGTACACTTTGGTTGTTCAGGCGTATAATCAAGTTGGATCCGGACCACTTTCTGAACCTTTGCTCACACAGACACTGGAAGACG TTCCCAGCATGCCGCCAGAAGACGTGAGATGTGCCGCGTTATCCGCACAATCTCTTCAAGTATCTTGGCAGCCGCCTCCTAACACGCACAGTAATGGTATTATTCAAGGATACAAACTGCATTATGAGCCAGTTTTGGCTGACATGTGGCGCAGCGTCGATGAAATGGAA GTTCGTAAGACCAGTGCTTTAACCGCTGTCCTCTCGGGACTTAGAAAATACACGAATTACACCATTCAAGTGTTAGCTTTTACAAGGGTTGGAGATGGAGTGCCCACCACAGTAACCTACTGCCAAACTGAAGAAGATG TGCCAGGCAGTCCTGCAGACATAAAAGTGGTAGTCAGTTCGCCACAGGCACTCTTCATTTCTTGGCTTCCACCTTTGGAGCCGAATGGGATCATTACTAAATATAATCTATACACAAG AGTCATGGATGGGCGAGAGGAACTGAATCACGGTAAAAAAACACTGCCAGCGACCAGTACCTTCTTCGAGGCGACTGATTTACAGCAACATGTAGAATATCAATTTTGGGTGACCGGTAGCACCCGCGTAGGTGAAGGTCAAAGTTCCAGGGTAGCCGCTCAGGTGCCGACGAATCGAGTACCAGCGAGAATCACGTCTTTCGGGGGCCACGTAGTGAGACCATGGAGAGGGTCTGCTACTCTAGCTTGCAATGCAGTTGGAGACCCTACCAGAGAGTGGTATAAAGGGTCGACTGAGCAAATCCGTACCGATACCACtagaaacattcaaattttgccATCGGGAGAGCTAGTCTTATCAAATCTGCAGTCTCAAGATGGTGGGAACTATACTTGCCAAGTGGAGAACGCTCAAGGAAAAGACAAGTTACATTATACCTTGACCGTACAAG TACCACCAAGTGCACCCGTTCTTTACGTAACAAGTTCCACATCGAGCAGCATTTTATTACATTGGAAAGCTGGACATACTGGTGGTGCTCCACTCACAGGATACACGTTGCATTACCGAACGACTCATGGTAATTTGGATGAATTACAACTCTCTCGCCATGCCACAAGTCATGAACTCAAG GGGCTCCTTTGTGGAAATACGTACCAACTGTATCTAACATCCCATAATAAAATCGGAAGCAGTCCATCTTCGCCAGTGCTGTCGGTTCGAACACAGGGACAGGCGCCAGGGATACCTCCAGCAGCAGCTTTCCTCAGTCCAAACTCGACCACTTTGGTCCTGAGACTGCACGTGTGGCCCGACAATGGTTGCCCCATCCTTTACTTTGTGATTCAATACAGACCCATAAACGAGTTTCATTGGACCCTCGTGTCGAACAGCGTCAAAATGCAGCGACGATTCGTGGTAACCAACCTACAGCCTAGCTCGGTGTACCAGCTGAAGGTGGAAGCCCACAACGTAGCTGGAAGTAATCAAGCGGAATTCACATTCGTAACATTGACGAAGGAAGGCG AACCGCCACCCCCAGAACTGTCAAAACGTGGTATCGCCTCGGCTGTTCCATTTTACGCGGACGTGAAAGTGATGCTGCCATTGCTCATAGCCTCTGTCGCCCTAGTCGTCGCTATAGTGATCGTGGCATTCCGTTGGCGGAACA GATATCTAGGAGACAGAGTGCAGCGACCCATGAAGGAGTCACAGGAGAATCAACAGAACGCGGAGACGCAAAGGGAGCGTTACTACGCCACCATTCATAAGGTGGCTTTGCAGCAGGCGGCGAATACGGGCGGAGGGCCTGACAAGATTCCAGGTGAACCTTTGTTACGATACGGACGACAGCCAG AGACAGCGGAGGACATCTCTCCGTACGCTACGTTCCAGCTTTCGGAGGGTGGCGGGGGAAGCCTGGCAGGGTTGGGAGGGCTGGGAGGACTGGGAGGCGCGGCGGAAGCCTCTGCGGCAGGTCTCCACCCGAACAATACTCTTCTACACAGTTTCATGTATCACGAGCACGCCATGACCGAAGGGTGCGCAAGCCCTCCACCTGCCGCGACG AGCATGAAGAGTGTTTCGTCGAGGAGACGGCAACAGAGAAAGCAACAAACTCCGGGCGACGTGGAGAGCGACGAGAGCGAGTCTGACCCGGACCAACTGACGAGCTCTCGCACGGAGTCTTCCAACCAGCTGGACGCTGGCAAACTAAAACACA TTCGGGCCGTTTCCGATTTCATTTACCACGGTACGTCGAGCACTTCATCGGACATCTCACCCATGTCAGAACAGAAGTCTCTTCCTCGAAGAGGACGATCTAG GAGCTCTCTACGCACACTATTACCGCCGATATCGGTCGCGGAGACCACGTTCGTAGGAGGCAATCAGGGGAACGTTGTGACGGGGAACGGCGATCGTTCCGATCGGCCGGAGCTCAGCGAGGCCGAGTGCGACATCGACTCCTTGAAGAAGCTGAAACTCGGCCTGAGGAGCTCTCTGTGGTCAAGGCCGAGCACCCAAAATAATCCTTCCTCCGACTACTCTATCGCCGTTTAA